In Nitrospira sp., one genomic interval encodes:
- a CDS encoding tetratricopeptide repeat protein: MGMLFVFRSGLDLEPYKTLRYTLSQLKPSLEFYLTVAQLVDRQNMETSTLFETGDEKTTTQYLILGERSAPRLLEASFTIDPYVKLFSPYRKEFLDRLRPTPQESGGQRLDTQGSEDKEPFSSLQQFARGQTAQLAYCGKKDQVIALDAYQKASISGFTNKVWQAELHHRLGVSSEATGNLEQAKTEMLASLAKRPNSPEVLNNLGTVYGKLGDTRSALASFEKAVLLRPNYAIARFNLAEAIGDSNPKRAITEYETYLALVEGLPEETDRATLAQKRVKELKHH; the protein is encoded by the coding sequence GTGGGTATGCTCTTCGTCTTTCGGTCGGGGCTTGATTTGGAGCCGTACAAGACCCTTCGCTATACCCTGTCCCAACTGAAGCCTAGCTTGGAGTTTTACCTAACCGTCGCGCAATTGGTTGATCGACAGAACATGGAGACGAGTACCCTCTTCGAAACGGGCGACGAAAAGACCACCACCCAGTATCTCATCTTGGGCGAACGTTCAGCCCCGCGTCTGCTTGAAGCCTCTTTCACCATCGATCCTTATGTGAAGTTGTTTTCTCCCTACCGGAAAGAATTCCTTGATCGGCTTCGCCCGACCCCCCAAGAGTCCGGAGGACAGCGCCTCGACACACAAGGCTCCGAAGACAAAGAGCCCTTTTCGTCCCTCCAACAATTTGCGCGGGGCCAGACTGCCCAACTCGCCTATTGCGGCAAAAAAGACCAGGTCATTGCGCTCGACGCCTATCAAAAGGCCAGCATCTCGGGCTTCACCAACAAAGTATGGCAAGCCGAATTGCACCATCGGTTAGGGGTTTCATCGGAAGCGACGGGAAATTTGGAGCAGGCGAAGACCGAGATGCTGGCGTCCCTAGCCAAACGCCCGAATTCCCCGGAAGTGCTCAACAACCTCGGCACTGTCTATGGGAAATTAGGAGACACACGTAGCGCTCTCGCCTCATTCGAGAAAGCCGTGCTGTTGCGCCCGAACTATGCCATTGCCCGTTTCAACCTGGCGGAGGCCATTGGAGACAGCAACCCCAAGCGAGCCATCACGGAATACGAGACCTACCTCGCCTTGGTGGAAGGCCTCCCCGAGGAGACAGACCGAGCCACGCTGGCCCAGAAGCGCGTGAAAGAGCTTAAACACCATTAA
- a CDS encoding TraR/DksA C4-type zinc finger protein, whose amino-acid sequence MKASTKKTAADRPKPTKANGVKYPDIQRDLEGQRAAILAEAGVVLTNPTGLEIFPDVSDQASAEADQHFSFRIRERERKLLKKIDEALSRLATQTYGICERCNGEIPYKRLKARPVTTLCIECKTSQEEEEKTRR is encoded by the coding sequence ATGAAGGCTTCGACAAAGAAAACCGCCGCCGATCGGCCAAAGCCTACAAAGGCCAACGGCGTGAAATACCCAGACATTCAGCGGGATCTCGAAGGCCAGCGGGCCGCCATTCTCGCGGAAGCCGGTGTCGTACTCACGAATCCCACCGGACTGGAAATCTTTCCCGACGTCAGCGATCAGGCCTCCGCTGAAGCCGACCAGCACTTCTCCTTTCGGATCCGCGAGCGCGAGCGCAAATTGCTTAAGAAGATCGATGAAGCCTTGAGTCGACTCGCGACCCAGACCTATGGCATCTGCGAACGATGCAACGGCGAGATCCCTTACAAGCGATTGAAGGCTCGCCCGGTAACGACATTGTGCATTGAGTGTAAGACCAGTCAGGAAGAAGAAGAAAAGACCCGCCGCTAG
- the recR gene encoding recombination protein RecR: protein MSVDQQGLLAKLVRELVRLPGIGQKTAQRLAFHVLKADREEAIRLAEAIQAVKDGLSFCRQCRNIAEGELCEFCKDPKRDRSKILVVEEPSTLYAIERAGGYRGLYHVLLGALSPLDGVGPSDIRAEELLERVKAGGVEEVIVATNPTIEGEATAIYLTRLLKPHQVRVSRIAYGIPVGMDIEYADEVTLVKSIEGRREL from the coding sequence ATGAGTGTCGATCAACAGGGATTGCTGGCGAAGTTGGTGCGCGAGTTGGTACGTCTGCCTGGGATCGGACAAAAAACGGCCCAGCGGTTGGCGTTTCATGTACTGAAAGCGGACCGTGAGGAGGCCATACGGCTGGCCGAGGCCATCCAAGCCGTGAAAGATGGTCTGTCTTTCTGTCGACAATGCCGCAACATCGCCGAGGGAGAACTGTGCGAATTTTGTAAGGATCCGAAGCGGGATCGCAGCAAGATTCTGGTGGTCGAGGAGCCGAGCACGCTGTATGCCATTGAACGAGCCGGTGGATATCGCGGCCTCTATCATGTGTTGCTGGGCGCTCTTTCGCCGCTGGACGGCGTGGGGCCGTCGGATATTCGCGCTGAGGAATTACTGGAGCGAGTCAAGGCGGGCGGCGTGGAAGAGGTCATCGTGGCGACCAATCCGACGATCGAGGGGGAGGCCACGGCGATTTATTTGACCCGACTGCTGAAGCCTCACCAGGTGCGGGTGTCTCGCATCGCGTATGGCATCCCGGTTGGAATGGATATCGAATATGCGGATGAAGTGACGCTCGTGAAATCGATCGAAGGGCGACGGGAGTTGTGA
- a CDS encoding YbaB/EbfC family nucleoid-associated protein, whose translation MKNPFGNMSNILKQAQAMQEQMARVQEQAAAKTVAGTAGGGIVTVTVNGAMDLVSVKIDPEVVKTGDVDMLQDLVVAAGNDALKKAREMMAEEMKAVTGGMKIPGLF comes from the coding sequence ATGAAGAATCCATTCGGGAATATGTCGAATATTTTGAAGCAAGCCCAGGCCATGCAGGAACAAATGGCGCGGGTGCAGGAGCAGGCGGCGGCCAAGACCGTGGCAGGAACCGCCGGCGGCGGAATCGTCACGGTTACGGTCAACGGTGCCATGGATCTCGTGAGCGTGAAAATCGACCCTGAGGTCGTGAAAACCGGCGATGTCGATATGCTGCAGGACTTGGTGGTTGCCGCCGGCAACGATGCGCTGAAGAAAGCCCGCGAGATGATGGCGGAGGAAATGAAGGCCGTCACCGGTGGGATGAAAATTCCCGGTCTCTTTTGA
- the dnaX gene encoding DNA polymerase III subunit gamma/tau, with product MDYQVSARKYRPGTFDDVIGQRHVVQTLMNAIATKRIAHAFLFSGTRGVGKTTVARILAKALNCEQGPTGSPCNTCPNCTEIAQGTSVDVVEIDGASNTSVDDVREIRENVKFSPFRGHYRVYIIDEVHMLSNSAFNALLKTLEEPPAHVVFIFATTEIHKIPATILSRCQHYNFRRISKAEIVERLRHVAEQDGLSIEDRSLMALARASEGSMRDALSLLDQVIAFGGKTIRHEDLETLLGMVPQEHVRAMIGAVIEQNGPRALRVIAGLLDQGHDVRAYCADLVEYVRNMLVAAVVREPGELRGLIEASEEDLVRLVGDAARFTIEQLQELFRICTAAEDNLRTSAHPRFVLETAAVRVTRLLAELGAVASDSAAALRPDPSAVQGRGRAQSPPRPLEKGPPPAVVVEDGAQAPSPAPRESAASRRTSASPVALSVPPSSLPASPSSPAPTSEPTASSTVLDVNWEQFQEAVTTNYPNIAPFLEQGRVVTIEGPLVTLGFPKQATSARGRLENEDNLRALAELGQQLYGRVLRFRIVEIAEQDPTAAPTMKQIRVAKEQEQRLILTQQAKAHPLVKQALEMFGGELAEVRTTAPAQEVQE from the coding sequence ATGGATTACCAAGTCTCAGCCCGAAAATATCGCCCCGGGACCTTCGACGATGTGATTGGCCAGCGGCACGTCGTCCAGACGTTGATGAACGCCATTGCGACCAAACGCATCGCTCACGCGTTCTTGTTTTCCGGTACACGCGGCGTCGGGAAGACCACGGTCGCCCGGATCTTGGCCAAGGCCCTCAACTGTGAACAGGGCCCGACGGGCAGCCCGTGTAACACCTGCCCGAACTGCACGGAGATCGCCCAAGGCACGTCCGTAGACGTGGTCGAGATCGACGGCGCCTCGAATACCAGTGTCGATGATGTCCGGGAGATCCGCGAGAACGTCAAATTCTCGCCGTTCCGGGGGCACTACCGCGTTTATATCATCGATGAAGTCCACATGCTCTCCAATTCAGCCTTCAATGCATTGCTGAAAACGTTGGAAGAGCCGCCCGCGCACGTGGTGTTTATTTTTGCGACCACGGAAATACACAAAATCCCGGCGACGATTCTGTCGCGCTGTCAGCATTACAATTTCCGTCGCATCTCCAAAGCCGAAATTGTGGAGCGGTTACGTCATGTGGCGGAGCAGGACGGCCTTTCCATTGAGGACCGCAGTCTGATGGCGCTGGCCCGAGCCAGCGAAGGCAGTATGCGCGATGCGCTGAGCCTGCTCGATCAGGTGATCGCATTTGGGGGCAAGACGATTCGCCATGAGGATCTGGAAACCTTGTTGGGCATGGTCCCTCAGGAGCATGTGCGGGCCATGATCGGGGCGGTGATCGAGCAAAATGGGCCGAGGGCGTTACGGGTCATCGCCGGGTTGCTGGATCAAGGGCACGATGTGCGGGCCTACTGTGCCGATCTGGTGGAATATGTGCGGAATATGCTGGTGGCGGCGGTGGTGCGAGAGCCGGGTGAGCTGCGTGGGTTAATCGAGGCATCCGAAGAGGATCTGGTGCGGCTGGTCGGTGATGCGGCGCGATTCACCATCGAGCAGCTCCAGGAGTTGTTCCGGATCTGCACCGCGGCCGAGGACAATTTGCGGACGAGTGCCCATCCCAGATTTGTATTGGAGACGGCGGCCGTCCGGGTCACCAGGTTGCTGGCCGAGCTTGGAGCGGTAGCGTCGGATTCTGCGGCGGCGCTCCGGCCCGACCCATCCGCCGTTCAGGGGCGAGGTCGCGCTCAGTCCCCTCCGCGCCCGCTCGAAAAGGGGCCACCGCCCGCCGTAGTCGTGGAGGATGGGGCCCAAGCGCCGTCCCCGGCGCCACGAGAATCTGCGGCTTCTCGACGCACATCAGCCTCCCCTGTTGCCCTTTCGGTGCCGCCGTCGTCGCTGCCTGCCTCGCCATCGTCGCCTGCGCCGACATCGGAACCGACTGCCTCGTCGACAGTGCTGGATGTCAACTGGGAACAATTTCAGGAGGCGGTGACGACGAATTACCCGAACATCGCTCCGTTTCTCGAGCAGGGACGAGTGGTGACGATCGAAGGACCGTTGGTCACGCTCGGCTTCCCTAAACAGGCCACGTCGGCGAGAGGCAGGTTGGAAAACGAGGATAACCTGCGCGCGCTTGCAGAGCTGGGGCAGCAGCTCTACGGACGCGTCTTGCGATTTCGGATTGTCGAAATCGCCGAACAGGATCCGACGGCTGCACCGACGATGAAACAGATTCGAGTGGCGAAGGAACAGGAGCAACGCCTGATTTTGACGCAGCAGGCGAAGGCGCATCCTCTTGTCAAACAAGCGCTGGAGATGTTCGGCGGAGAACTCGCTGAGGTTCGGACCACCGCTCCGGCGCAGGAGGTACAGGAATGA
- a CDS encoding AsmA family protein has product MKILVGIGILILLCLVVILTLPFLIDLSAYQDRYRPMIEGALNRKVELREIRLTLWPRIGARVGGFVVQDDPTFRTGSFASLSSLDVGVKLWPLLSGRIEVEDITLRDPVITVVKNAQGQLNVSTIGAQTSPPPSPTKPEIAPQPAGSPLQALALFAVDRVAIDGGKVTYRDESIPKPAEYRIENLELLLTSVHLGESPTIRVSATVQPFQRPARLNGTFGPLTETLDIKAFAFNVGFGKVELSLKGRALGGTVDATVTALQIDSADLPVQLPLAKPVQVKDLHVTVHAPVPLQPDALPLHQISATDLGLTLVMGGSAISVKGNAAKGMADVTATSAAINSSDLPISVPLAKPVELKDVHVSLRAKYPPKEGAPPLELAEVPDLGMVVAMGSSRIDVKGSVLGGLAKVTGHSKLVHTADLPITLPLKKPVEIKDLSVTLEMKGQEARLHNLSLQIFGGLLRSQGTLGLGTTAPPFNGKASLQGLQLGPALQAVGTDQVSISGTAGADLTLSGRGFAHADLVRTLTGNGHILVKDGKIEGINLMQEAATLLKVVGVSLDQVKATAFSTIESEFAVKQGVVAVQRLLMDSHDFQATGGGTIGLDQSLNLKLNLNLSHALSQKIAGGSPIARVALNNGRLSLPLLITGSTHAPTYGLDTKMFAGKVKEQVKEKVTGAIGELLKGSAKPEDLKQQGKDLLKGLLGR; this is encoded by the coding sequence ATGAAGATTCTGGTCGGGATCGGCATCCTGATCCTGCTGTGCCTCGTTGTGATCCTGACCTTGCCCTTCCTGATTGATTTGAGCGCCTACCAGGACCGCTACCGCCCCATGATTGAAGGGGCGCTCAACCGCAAGGTCGAATTGCGGGAAATTCGCCTGACGCTGTGGCCGCGTATCGGCGCCCGGGTTGGCGGATTCGTCGTTCAGGATGATCCGACGTTCCGCACCGGCTCCTTCGCCTCGCTGTCCTCATTGGACGTCGGCGTCAAACTATGGCCCCTCCTGTCAGGCAGGATTGAAGTCGAAGACATTACCCTGCGCGATCCGGTCATTACCGTTGTGAAGAATGCACAGGGGCAACTGAACGTCTCCACCATCGGGGCGCAGACGTCTCCGCCCCCCTCGCCGACGAAGCCGGAGATCGCGCCTCAGCCAGCGGGCAGCCCGCTGCAGGCCTTGGCCCTCTTTGCCGTCGATCGCGTCGCCATCGACGGAGGGAAGGTGACCTATCGCGACGAATCCATCCCCAAGCCGGCTGAGTACAGGATCGAGAACCTGGAACTGTTGCTGACCTCCGTGCATCTTGGTGAGAGCCCGACGATTCGCGTCTCCGCTACGGTGCAACCTTTCCAACGTCCGGCACGACTGAACGGCACCTTCGGACCGCTCACCGAGACCCTCGACATCAAAGCGTTCGCCTTCAATGTGGGATTCGGCAAAGTCGAGTTAAGTCTCAAGGGCCGCGCCCTTGGCGGCACGGTGGACGCCACGGTCACCGCGCTACAGATCGACAGCGCCGATCTGCCCGTCCAACTTCCCCTGGCGAAACCCGTTCAGGTCAAAGACCTTCACGTGACGGTTCACGCCCCCGTTCCGCTGCAGCCGGATGCCCTGCCCCTCCACCAAATCAGTGCGACCGACCTGGGCTTGACCCTGGTCATGGGAGGGTCCGCCATCAGCGTCAAGGGCAATGCAGCCAAGGGTATGGCCGACGTCACGGCCACCTCCGCCGCGATCAATTCATCCGATCTCCCGATCTCCGTCCCCCTCGCCAAGCCGGTCGAGTTGAAGGATGTACACGTGAGCCTACGCGCCAAGTATCCGCCCAAGGAAGGGGCACCGCCGCTGGAGTTAGCGGAGGTTCCCGACCTGGGCATGGTCGTCGCGATGGGCAGCTCCCGCATCGATGTGAAGGGCTCGGTCCTGGGAGGGCTGGCAAAAGTGACGGGCCATTCCAAACTCGTCCACACCGCCGACCTCCCGATCACCCTGCCGCTCAAAAAGCCGGTGGAGATTAAAGATCTGTCGGTCACGCTTGAGATGAAGGGGCAGGAAGCCCGGCTGCACAATCTGTCCCTGCAGATCTTTGGCGGACTCCTTCGAAGCCAGGGAACCCTCGGCCTGGGAACGACCGCCCCTCCATTCAACGGCAAGGCCTCGCTGCAGGGGCTACAACTCGGGCCAGCTCTTCAAGCTGTAGGAACGGATCAGGTATCCATCAGCGGCACGGCCGGCGCGGATCTCACATTGAGCGGGCGAGGGTTTGCCCATGCCGACCTCGTCAGGACCCTGACCGGAAATGGGCATATCCTCGTGAAGGACGGCAAGATTGAAGGCATCAACCTCATGCAAGAAGCGGCAACGCTGCTCAAGGTCGTCGGCGTGTCATTGGACCAGGTCAAGGCGACCGCATTTTCCACCATCGAAAGCGAGTTCGCCGTCAAACAGGGAGTCGTAGCCGTGCAACGCCTGCTCATGGATAGCCATGACTTTCAGGCTACAGGCGGCGGCACCATCGGCCTCGACCAGTCCTTGAACCTGAAACTCAATCTGAACCTGTCGCACGCCTTGAGCCAAAAGATTGCCGGTGGGTCCCCCATTGCCCGGGTGGCTCTGAACAATGGACGCCTTTCCCTACCCTTGCTCATTACAGGCAGCACCCACGCACCGACCTACGGCCTCGACACCAAGATGTTCGCCGGGAAGGTGAAGGAGCAGGTCAAAGAGAAGGTGACGGGGGCCATTGGAGAGTTGCTGAAGGGCTCCGCAAAGCCGGAGGACCTGAAGCAGCAGGGGAAAGACTTGCTCAAAGGGTTACTTGGTCGCTGA
- a CDS encoding OmpA family protein, whose product MAESLPNETAPTSEDDYAELRQLLLAPERSRLARLQAQVAHFDLTPANLNRVLPVAITLRGDKDLRLTQALTPHVTEALSTTVRQRPHMIVDAIAPVMMPAIRQAISTTLRSMIQSLNQTIEHSLSLRSLQWRLEAFRTGKPFAEIVLLHTLRYRVEQVFLIHAHTGLLLAHAAGDAVVVQDQTLVSGMLSAIRSFVQDSFGAAPDQALNTLHVGDLTVWIEQGDVAIVAAVIRGTPPESLRHHLQDTLARIQAEQPEALEAFSGDRAAFAGVTPLLEACLQSHFESGGRSISPMMWILPVVLLCGVAWWGVTTYQAQRQWQASLDRLKAEPGLVVTAAYPDGGRYRIEGLRDPLARDPIQVLQDQGLSSDRINFKWSAYYALEPALTLRRAQQILALPNSVRLSLEGTRLAASGTAPPDWIAQSRVTARLIPGVDAYDDSRLAHQTLEDWARRLSTERLLFLPGVSSLSPDQEPAIRRLSEQLDRLNELAQLAGKRVTVEIIGQTDVVGRLTRNRTLSALRAQTVLKSLRPEALPMITFHATGIGPGSESGQGTAAEAEPNDRRVSFHITVHPAS is encoded by the coding sequence ATGGCGGAGTCGTTACCTAACGAGACTGCGCCGACATCAGAGGATGACTACGCCGAACTGCGGCAGCTCCTGCTCGCCCCGGAACGTTCGCGCCTGGCACGGCTGCAGGCACAGGTCGCACACTTCGACCTGACCCCTGCAAACCTGAATCGTGTCCTCCCCGTAGCCATCACCCTCCGCGGCGACAAGGATCTCCGATTGACTCAGGCGCTGACTCCGCACGTCACGGAAGCCTTGAGCACCACGGTCCGTCAGCGCCCCCACATGATCGTCGATGCGATTGCGCCGGTCATGATGCCCGCCATCCGCCAAGCCATCAGCACGACCTTGCGCAGCATGATCCAATCGCTGAACCAGACGATTGAACACAGCCTATCCCTACGCAGCCTGCAATGGAGGCTGGAAGCGTTCAGGACCGGCAAACCCTTCGCCGAGATTGTGCTTCTGCATACGCTTCGCTATCGCGTCGAGCAGGTCTTTCTCATCCATGCGCACACCGGACTCCTCTTGGCCCATGCCGCAGGGGATGCGGTGGTGGTTCAAGATCAGACCCTGGTGTCAGGCATGTTGTCGGCCATTCGAAGTTTTGTACAGGACTCCTTCGGGGCAGCGCCGGACCAGGCCCTGAATACCTTGCATGTCGGGGACCTCACCGTCTGGATAGAGCAGGGTGATGTCGCCATTGTGGCCGCCGTCATTCGGGGGACTCCACCGGAGTCTTTACGCCATCACCTTCAAGACACGCTCGCCCGCATCCAGGCCGAACAGCCTGAGGCGCTGGAGGCATTTTCGGGAGATCGCGCGGCCTTCGCCGGCGTCACCCCGCTGCTGGAGGCATGCCTGCAGAGTCACTTTGAGTCGGGCGGACGAAGCATTTCCCCTATGATGTGGATCCTGCCGGTTGTGCTGCTGTGTGGCGTGGCTTGGTGGGGTGTCACCACCTATCAGGCCCAGCGACAATGGCAGGCTTCCCTGGACCGGCTCAAGGCTGAACCGGGCCTGGTCGTGACCGCGGCCTATCCCGACGGCGGCCGCTACCGTATCGAGGGGCTCCGCGATCCCTTGGCTCGCGACCCGATCCAAGTCCTGCAGGACCAAGGCCTCTCCTCCGACCGCATCAATTTCAAGTGGAGCGCGTACTATGCCCTTGAACCGGCGTTGACCCTCCGTCGGGCGCAACAGATCTTAGCCCTGCCGAATTCCGTGCGGTTGAGCCTGGAGGGCACACGCCTGGCCGCCTCCGGAACCGCGCCACCCGACTGGATTGCGCAGAGCCGCGTCACTGCACGTCTGATCCCCGGCGTCGACGCGTACGACGACAGTCGCCTCGCTCATCAAACCTTGGAAGATTGGGCTCGCCGGCTGTCGACGGAACGGCTCCTCTTTTTGCCCGGCGTATCCTCCCTTTCACCAGACCAAGAGCCGGCCATCCGACGTCTTTCAGAGCAGCTCGACCGCCTGAACGAATTGGCACAGCTAGCCGGTAAGCGCGTCACCGTGGAGATCATCGGACAGACCGATGTCGTCGGTCGCTTGACCAGAAATCGCACACTCAGTGCGCTCCGCGCGCAGACTGTGCTGAAAAGCCTCCGCCCTGAGGCCCTACCCATGATCACCTTCCACGCCACCGGCATCGGTCCGGGTTCGGAATCAGGCCAAGGCACGGCGGCTGAAGCCGAGCCGAATGACCGACGCGTCTCTTTTCATATCACCGTCCATCCGGCCTCCTAG
- a CDS encoding GTP-binding protein yields the protein MIEKKICMLGAFAVGKTSLVRRFVTSLFSEQYHTTIGVTVTKKTLAVDDETMTFVLWDLYGEDEFQKLRRSYLRGSAGYVLVMDGTRNTTVEVARRLHDAAIETLGPVPFVALVNKQDRQIDWEVTAEDLTNLSGRGWPVITTSAKTGQGVEEAFSMLAKALLPAPSTEVPATEDTHGPA from the coding sequence ATGATCGAAAAGAAAATCTGCATGTTGGGCGCGTTTGCCGTAGGGAAAACCAGCCTCGTGCGCCGGTTTGTGACGAGCCTCTTTTCGGAGCAGTATCACACGACCATCGGCGTGACGGTCACGAAGAAGACCCTGGCAGTCGATGATGAAACGATGACGTTCGTGTTGTGGGACCTCTATGGAGAGGACGAATTTCAAAAACTCCGGCGGTCCTATCTGCGCGGTTCCGCCGGATACGTGTTGGTGATGGATGGAACCAGGAACACCACCGTGGAGGTCGCGCGACGGCTTCACGACGCCGCCATCGAAACGCTTGGCCCGGTTCCATTCGTCGCGCTCGTCAACAAACAGGATCGGCAGATAGACTGGGAAGTCACGGCAGAGGACCTGACGAACCTCAGCGGTCGCGGGTGGCCCGTGATCACCACCAGCGCCAAGACGGGACAGGGAGTGGAAGAAGCCTTCTCAATGTTGGCGAAAGCCCTGCTTCCCGCACCATCGACTGAGGTTCCGGCGACGGAAGACACCCATGGACCGGCCTGA
- a CDS encoding sigma 54-interacting transcriptional regulator gives MDRPDAAPQLDDLFTDLVRAFEIAVFEHRSGADFHLLGHPPAWLSQLFPTTAQDGILSVDGRAPVLQNFLADAAQAWQDPTAGLIRSGFWAEASETGDSWQVEAMAVRCANRRILLLQRCAATYDQQVTLLQAARDRVLQQHEEARHHRKSQQALTTKLVDSERARDDVMTILQQLNLATLLIDGAGEIRFVSAAATRLLRLPAAAFPRPGRSWQRLLPVTKSDRLALQNMLHRHSEQRERLCCHLDTSTGQRIWLEFEIHDDPRDAQSRIIFLHDVTDLHHLRRLLDQKAHYYDLIGKSRCMTRVYEQIHDLAQVDTTVLIDGETGTGKELVARALHQASPRQKGPFIAANCAGLTDSLLGSQLFGHKRGAFTGAITDHQGFFEAAHGGVVFLDEIGDIPPNVQTSLLRVLQEKEITRLGDSRPRQVNVRIVAATHHDLGRDVANGAFRADLLYRIRVARIHLPALRERKEDIPLLVASFLSEGRASMGKAVSELTPTALAALMEYHWPGNVRELKSAIDYAIIHCKDETIDSDDLPPELLDTPSPLSSRLISFTPTGDERSRLTTALERARGNRTQAARLLGISRATLYRRLTDLGLLNN, from the coding sequence ATGGACCGGCCTGACGCAGCCCCCCAACTCGACGACCTCTTTACCGACCTCGTGCGAGCATTCGAGATCGCCGTGTTCGAACACAGGTCCGGTGCGGACTTTCACCTGCTCGGGCATCCACCGGCTTGGCTGTCCCAACTCTTCCCTACAACCGCACAAGACGGCATCTTGTCTGTCGATGGCCGCGCGCCGGTATTGCAGAATTTCCTCGCCGATGCCGCCCAGGCTTGGCAAGATCCGACGGCTGGCCTGATCCGGTCAGGCTTCTGGGCCGAGGCATCCGAAACAGGCGATTCCTGGCAGGTGGAGGCCATGGCGGTTCGTTGCGCCAATCGCCGCATCCTGCTGCTGCAGCGGTGCGCCGCCACCTACGACCAGCAAGTGACGCTCTTACAAGCCGCCCGGGACCGGGTACTCCAACAGCACGAGGAGGCACGGCACCATCGCAAGTCCCAGCAGGCCCTTACCACGAAACTCGTCGACAGCGAACGCGCGCGCGACGACGTCATGACTATCCTGCAGCAGCTGAACCTCGCCACCCTGCTGATCGACGGGGCTGGCGAGATTCGATTTGTCAGTGCGGCCGCGACACGTCTCCTCCGGTTGCCTGCAGCGGCCTTCCCTCGCCCCGGGCGCTCTTGGCAGCGCCTCCTGCCCGTGACCAAAAGCGATCGACTCGCCTTACAAAACATGCTGCACCGGCACTCGGAGCAACGCGAGCGCCTCTGCTGCCACCTCGATACATCGACCGGCCAGCGCATCTGGCTGGAGTTCGAAATCCATGATGACCCCCGGGACGCGCAGAGTCGTATCATCTTCCTCCATGATGTGACCGATCTGCATCATCTCCGTCGGTTGCTCGATCAGAAGGCCCACTATTACGATCTGATCGGGAAGAGTCGCTGCATGACGCGGGTGTATGAACAGATTCACGACCTCGCCCAAGTTGATACCACCGTGTTGATCGACGGAGAGACCGGCACGGGCAAGGAACTCGTCGCACGCGCCCTGCACCAGGCCAGCCCCCGCCAGAAGGGCCCCTTCATCGCAGCCAACTGTGCCGGACTGACGGATTCGTTGCTGGGCAGTCAATTGTTCGGACACAAGCGAGGGGCCTTTACCGGGGCGATCACCGATCACCAGGGATTTTTCGAGGCGGCGCACGGCGGCGTCGTGTTCCTCGACGAGATCGGGGATATCCCGCCCAACGTCCAAACCAGCCTCCTTCGGGTCTTGCAGGAAAAGGAGATCACGCGGCTGGGTGATTCTCGACCGCGGCAGGTGAATGTGCGCATCGTCGCGGCCACCCATCACGATCTCGGCCGAGACGTCGCGAACGGTGCGTTTCGCGCCGACTTGCTGTATCGAATTCGCGTGGCACGTATTCACCTCCCTGCGCTCAGGGAACGGAAAGAAGATATCCCGTTGCTGGTGGCCTCATTTCTCTCCGAAGGACGCGCCAGCATGGGAAAGGCCGTGAGCGAACTCACTCCGACCGCTTTGGCGGCACTGATGGAATATCACTGGCCGGGCAATGTGCGTGAACTGAAGAGCGCGATCGACTATGCCATCATTCATTGCAAGGATGAGACGATCGACAGCGACGACCTTCCTCCCGAACTCTTGGACACGCCGTCGCCACTATCTTCACGGTTGATAAGCTTTACGCCGACCGGCGACGAGCGCAGCCGGCTCACAACCGCGCTCGAACGCGCACGCGGAAATAGGACCCAGGCGGCGCGGCTGCTGGGAATCAGCCGCGCGACCCTCTACCGCCGGCTGACCGACCTGGGCCTTCTCAACAACTGA